A stretch of Mya arenaria isolate MELC-2E11 chromosome 14, ASM2691426v1 DNA encodes these proteins:
- the LOC128218248 gene encoding glutathione S-transferase 1-like isoform X2, with translation MPSYKLTYFDARGTAEFARLVFKQAGQEFEDVRIPMDQWPGIKEEQPMKALPVLEIDGRKFCQSAAIVRYLGKKFGLMGSDEEEGLVVDELMEVFAEMVNKHLVGFKTEQDESKKVTVADLGIYYMMFKIREFMKRYDIDLLEGRTAISDHMARVEQLPNIAKWLKERPQTEF, from the exons ATGCCATCCTATAAGCTGACCTACTTTGATGCCCGAGGTACAGCGGAATTTGCACGGCTCGTGTTTAAGCAGGCTGGACAGGAGTTCGAGGATGTTCGAATACCGATGGATCAATGGCCCGGGATTAAAGAAG AACAGCCGATGAAGGCACTTCCGGTATTGGAGATAGACGGCCGGAAGTTCTGTCAGTCTGCAGCAATCGTACGATATCTAGGAAAGAAGTTTGGT CTGATGGGATCGGACGAGGAGGAGGGACTTGTTGTTGATGAACTCATGGAGGTGTTTGCGGAAATGGTGAACAAACACCTCGTAGGTTTCAAGACGGAGCAGGATGAATCCAAAAAG GTGACGGTTGCCGATCTTGGGATCTACTACATGATGTTCAAGATCCGTGAGTTTATGAAAAGGTACGACATTGATCTGTTGGAGGGCCGGACGGCTATCAGTGACCACATGGCCAGGGTGGAGCAGCTGCCTAATATTGCAAAGTGGCTTAAGGAACGTCCTCAGACAGAATTTTAA
- the LOC128218248 gene encoding glutathione S-transferase 1-like isoform X1 → MPSYKLTYFDARGTAEFARLVFKQAGQEFEDVRIPMDQWPGIKEEQPMKALPVLEIDGRKFCQSAAIVRYLGKKFGLMGSDEEEGLVVDELMEVFAEMVNKHLVGFKTEQDESKKLELVKKFKEETFPLYSSFIEKRLDENKNKNGEDGYYVGKTVTVADLGIYYMMFKIREFMKRYDIDLLEGRTAISDHMARVEQLPNIAKWLKERPQTEF, encoded by the exons ATGCCATCCTATAAGCTGACCTACTTTGATGCCCGAGGTACAGCGGAATTTGCACGGCTCGTGTTTAAGCAGGCTGGACAGGAGTTCGAGGATGTTCGAATACCGATGGATCAATGGCCCGGGATTAAAGAAG AACAGCCGATGAAGGCACTTCCGGTATTGGAGATAGACGGCCGGAAGTTCTGTCAGTCTGCAGCAATCGTACGATATCTAGGAAAGAAGTTTGGT CTGATGGGATCGGACGAGGAGGAGGGACTTGTTGTTGATGAACTCATGGAGGTGTTTGCGGAAATGGTGAACAAACACCTCGTAGGTTTCAAGACGGAGCAGGATGAATCCAAAAAG CTCGAACTGGTCAAGAAGTTTAAAGAGGAGACCTTTCCTTTGTATTCGTCATTCATTGAAAAACGActagatgaaaacaaaaacaagaatgGTGAAGACGGGTACTATGTCGGAAAAACG GTGACGGTTGCCGATCTTGGGATCTACTACATGATGTTCAAGATCCGTGAGTTTATGAAAAGGTACGACATTGATCTGTTGGAGGGCCGGACGGCTATCAGTGACCACATGGCCAGGGTGGAGCAGCTGCCTAATATTGCAAAGTGGCTTAAGGAACGTCCTCAGACAGAATTTTAA